The following proteins are encoded in a genomic region of Cryptomeria japonica chromosome 11, Sugi_1.0, whole genome shotgun sequence:
- the LOC131079335 gene encoding probable aspartic proteinase GIP2, translating to MARLRILLLALAISSIFCRLPANAVSPKALVAPITKDAKTLRYTVEILQKTPVQKQNLMLDLTSDYSIFRCSAKAYKSSTYSPVPYTETLCKSYEYSGSSICYSPTAPGCHNGTCVVPGLPNYELARDVASIRATSGSNPGGYVKASGVVFACTEETDTFRDYPSKATGLAGMTASSLALPAQLSASLGISREFAICLPSTANSPGALFFGSKPYVFLPPPGRDLSTRLITTPLLKNSFYTDDYYIGVRGIQVNGVDVAFNKSSLQFGYRERGGAKLDTLVPYTQLSSAIYNSLAKVFTDVAIKMNVTRAAANVAPFGTCFNTAGVASTRVGPAVPTIDLVLQNNATWRIFGANSMVQVSDKVMCLGFVDGGGDPVTTILIGAYQMEDNFLHFDLARSSLGFTSSLLFQQTTCSNFNFTSSK from the coding sequence ATGGCTCGTTTGCGTATCCTTCTCTTGGCCCTCGCCATTTCCTCCATTTTCTGTCGATTGCCGGCAAATGCTGTGTCCCCAAAAGCTCTGGTCGCGCCCATCACAAAGGACGCCAAAACCCTGCGCTACACCGTAGAAATCCTGCAGAAAACCCCTGTGCAGAAGCAGAATTTAATGCTAGATCTCACCAGCGATTACTCCATCTTTCGCTGCTCAGCAAAAGCCTACAAATCATCCACATATTCTCCCGTCCCCTACACCGAAACCCTCTGCAAGTCATACGAATATTCCGGCTCTAGTATCTGTTATTCTCCGACGGCCCCCGGCTGCCACAATGGCACGTGCGTAGTTCCGGGACTGCCCAACTATGAGCTGGCACGTGACGTGGCGTCCATCCGCGCCACCTCGGGTTCGAACCCCGGTGGTTACGTTAAGGCCTCCGGCGTGGTCTTCGCCTGCACCGAAGAAACCGACACCTTCCGGGACTACCCCAGCAAGGCAACGGGGCTTGCCGGTATGACGGCATCCTCGCTGGCACTGCCAGCTCAGCTATCGGCGTCTCTTGGCATTTCACGGGAGTTCGCCATTTGCTTGCCTTCGACTGCCAACTCACCCGGTGCGCTCTTCTTCGGCAGCAAGCCATATGTCTTTCTGCCGCCACCTGGCAGGGATCTGTCCACGAGGCTCATCACGACGCCCCTGCTGAAGAACAGCTTCTACACAGACGACTACTACATCGGCGTACGTGGCATCCAAGTCAATGGTGTCGACGTGGCATTCAACAAGTCGAGCCTCCAGTTCGGCTACCGCGAACGTGGCGGCGCCAAGCTGGACACGCTCGTCCCTTACACGCAGCTCTCCTCCGCAATATACAACTCTCTCGCCAAGGTCTTCACTGACGTGGCAATTAAAATGAACGTCACCCGAGCTGCTGCCAACGTGGCTCCGTTTGGCACGTGCTTTAATACTGCTGGCGTGGCGTCCACCCGCGTGGGCCCTGCCGTGCCAACTATTGACCTCGTGCTGCAGAATAATGCCACGTGGAGGATCTTTGGTGCCAACTCGATGGTCCAGGTCAGTGATAAAGTGATGTGTTTGGGGTTTGTTGATGGGGGTGGAGATCCCGTCACCACCATTCTAATCGGGGCATATCAGATGGAGGACAATTTTCTCCACTTTGATCTTGCCAGGTCATCGCTGGGCTTTACCTCTTCCCTGCTCTTTCAGCAGACAACCTGCTCAAACTTTAATTTCACATCTTCTAAATGA
- the LOC131079354 gene encoding probable aspartic proteinase GIP2, which produces MLHLTTDYSILRCSAKVYKSSTYSQVPCKDRLCKSYEYSGCSICYSPTAPGCHNGTCVVPGVPSYELARDVVAMRSTSGSNPGGYVKASRVVFSCADETDTFRDYPSKATGLAGMTASKLAMPSQLAASLGISREFAICLPSTPRSPGALFFCSKPYVFLPPPGRDLSTRLITTPLLKNSFYTDDYYIGLRGIQVNGLDLTFNKSSLQIGAHGRGGVKLDTLVPYTQLSTAIYNSLVKVFTDVASKMKVTRTAANVAPFNTCFNTAGVAPTRVGPAVPTIDFVLQNNVTWRIFGANSMVQVSNKVMCLGFVDGGEDPVTTIVIGTRQMEDNFLHFNLATSSLGFTSSLLFQQTTCSNFNFTSSK; this is translated from the coding sequence ATGCTCCATCTCACAACCGATTACTCCATCCTTCGCTGCTCAGCAAAAGTCTACAAATCCTCCACATATTCTCAAGTCCCCTGTAAGGACCGCCTCTGCAAGTCATACGAATATTCCGGCTGCAGCATCTGTTATTCTCCGACGGCCCCCGGCTGCCACAACGGCACGTGCGTAGTTCCGGGCGTGCCCAGCTATGAGCTGGCACGTGACGTGGTGGCGATGCGGTCCACCTCGGGTTCGAACCCCGGTGGTTACGTTAAAGCATCCCGCGTGGTCTTCTCCTGCGCTGATGAAACCGACACCTTCCGGGACTACCCCAGCAAGGCAACGGGGCTCGCCGGTATGACGGCATCCAAGCTGGCAATGCCATCTCAGCTTGCGGCATCGCTTGGCATTTCGCGGGAGTTCGCCATTTGCCTGCCTTCGACTCCCAGGTCACCCGGCGCGCTTTTCTTCTGCAGCAAGCCGTATGTGTTTTTGCCGCCACCTGGCAGGGATCTGTCCACGAGGCTCATCACGACTCCCCTGCTGAAGAACAGCTTCTACACGGACGACTACTACATAGGCCTACGTGGCATCCAAGTCAACGGTCTTGACCTGACTTTCAATAAGTCGAGCCTCCAGATCGGGGCGCACGGACGTGGCGGCGTCAAGCTGGACACGCTGGTCCCTTACACGCAGCTCTCCACCGCGATATACAACTCTCTCGTCAAGGTCTTCACTGACGTGGCAAGTAAAATGAAAGTCACCCGAACTGCTGCCAACGTGGCGCCGTTTAACACGTGTTTCAACACTGCTGGCGTGGCGCCCACCCGCGTGGGCCCTGCTGTGCCAACTATTGACTTCGTCCTGCAGAACAATGTCACGTGGAGGATCTTCGGTGCCAACTCGATGGTCCAGGTCAGCAATAAGGTGATGTGTTTGGGGTTTGTTGATGGAGGGGAAGATCCTGTCACAACCATTGTCATCGGGACACGTCAGATGGAGGATAATTTTCTTCACTTCAATCTTGCCACGTCATCTCTGGGCTTTACCTCCTCCCTGCTCTTTCAGCAGACCACCTGCTCTAACTTTAACTTCACTTCTTCTAAATAA